The following proteins come from a genomic window of Candidatus Methylomirabilota bacterium:
- a CDS encoding glutamine synthetase, which produces MTPKDVIKFASENGARMVDLKFMDFPGMWQHFTVPISHLDETMFEEGVGFDGSSIRGWQAIHASDM; this is translated from the coding sequence ATGACGCCAAAAGATGTAATCAAGTTCGCCAGCGAAAACGGCGCCAGGATGGTGGACCTGAAATTCATGGATTTCCCGGGAATGTGGCAACACTTTACCGTTCCCATCAGCCACCTGGACGAGACCATGTTTGAGGAGGGGGTGGGCTTTGATGGGTCCAGTATCCGGGGCTGGCAAGCCATCCACGCGAGTGACATG
- a CDS encoding P-II family nitrogen regulator, whose amino-acid sequence MKKIEAIIKPFKLDEVKNALAEIGIQGLTISEVKGFGRQKGHTELYRGAEYTIDFLPKVKVEIVVGDGKSAQVVETIQAAAKTGRIGDGKIFIIPCEDAVRIRTGERGEEAI is encoded by the coding sequence ATGAAAAAGATCGAAGCGATCATCAAGCCGTTCAAGCTGGACGAGGTGAAAAATGCCCTGGCGGAGATCGGCATCCAGGGGCTCACGATCAGTGAAGTGAAGGGTTTCGGTCGACAAAAGGGGCACACGGAGCTTTATCGGGGGGCGGAATATACCATCGATTTTCTCCCCAAGGTCAAGGTCGAGATCGTGGTGGGGGATGGTAAATCTGCTCAGGTCGTGGAGACCATTCAGGCAGCGGCGAAGACGGGACGGATCGGCGACGGAAAAATCTTTATCATCCCGTGTGAAGACGCTGTGCGGATCCGGACGGGAGAGCGGGGCGAAGAAGCCATTTAG
- the galT gene encoding galactose-1-phosphate uridylyltransferase, which translates to MPELRKDPVTNSWVIISTERGKRPSDFGTEPRPPRPGFCPFCPGNEEKTPPEIVVYRNDGAAPNTPGWRVRVVANKFPALVIEGELERQTEGIYDKMSGVGAHEVIIETPDHDQTLPAMPEQKVEEVLWAYRDRILDLKRDPRFQYILVFKNHGEAAGASLDHTHSQLIATPIVPKRVQEEVDGVKQYYAEKRRCVYCDMVKQELAYGGRVVSANDHFVAMAPFASRFPFETWIVPRTHEASFEDIGKQEYVSLARILKETLHRIERLLSDPPYNFVLHSAPFRQEKPVQYHWHIEITPRLTRLAGFEWGTGIYINPTPPEEAAQYLRDAALTTDR; encoded by the coding sequence ATGCCGGAGCTGCGGAAAGATCCGGTCACGAATTCCTGGGTGATCATCTCCACGGAGCGAGGGAAGCGTCCTTCCGATTTCGGGACGGAGCCTCGCCCCCCGCGGCCGGGCTTTTGCCCGTTTTGTCCAGGGAATGAAGAAAAGACCCCGCCAGAGATCGTGGTCTATCGAAACGATGGTGCAGCGCCGAACACCCCGGGATGGCGCGTCCGGGTCGTCGCCAACAAGTTCCCCGCCCTCGTAATCGAGGGGGAGCTCGAGCGACAGACAGAAGGGATCTACGACAAAATGAGCGGTGTCGGTGCGCACGAGGTAATTATCGAGACACCCGATCACGATCAGACCCTACCCGCCATGCCGGAGCAAAAGGTCGAGGAGGTCCTGTGGGCCTATCGGGACCGCATCCTCGACCTAAAGCGGGATCCCCGATTTCAGTATATCTTGGTCTTTAAGAACCACGGAGAGGCTGCGGGGGCGTCATTGGACCACACCCATTCCCAGCTTATCGCAACTCCGATTGTCCCCAAGCGGGTCCAGGAGGAGGTTGACGGGGTCAAGCAGTACTATGCCGAAAAGCGACGGTGTGTCTACTGTGATATGGTCAAACAGGAACTCGCATATGGGGGACGAGTGGTCTCAGCAAATGATCATTTCGTGGCCATGGCACCCTTCGCGTCACGGTTCCCCTTTGAGACCTGGATCGTCCCGCGGACGCACGAGGCCTCCTTTGAGGATATCGGAAAACAAGAGTATGTGAGTCTCGCCCGCATCCTGAAGGAGACCTTGCACCGGATAGAGCGCCTGTTGTCGGACCCCCCGTATAATTTCGTGCTTCATAGCGCTCCCTTCCGACAGGAGAAGCCGGTGCAGTACCATTGGCACATCGAGATTACACCGAGACTGACTCGGTTGGCCGGCTTTGAATGGGGGACCGGTATCTACATCAACCCGACGCCGCCGGAAGAAGCGGCGCAGTATTTGCGAGATGCCGCGCTAACTACTGACCGTTGA
- a CDS encoding DUF4392 domain-containing protein — translation MGSIAKLGAAADQICILPRGTSGGDVQRLYRAARRLQKVPLTSLAASRLAEGVRSGDASLLLTGAGGPPELPSGETDGPLGVAVLARALHQGLGARPYLISEERNLGPLRAVLEVMGADYPLLAFPCGEEEAGYRFLEELQPRAIISVEKLGPNPKGVVHDMRGRDVSARHASVRGLFDGAKDRDILTVAVGDRGNEVGFGHLFGPHVRPPLRSGRCRCPCRGSIGCDIRADALVVSSISNWGAYGVVTCLQALTGHRLLHTPQEEAVMLKAILHAGARDGVTHTATLTVDGSDLSVQQAVVTLLGSVH, via the coding sequence TTGGGGAGCATCGCAAAACTCGGAGCGGCCGCGGACCAGATCTGTATCCTTCCGCGAGGCACTTCTGGAGGGGATGTCCAGCGGTTGTATCGAGCGGCGCGGCGTCTGCAAAAGGTTCCGCTGACCTCGCTGGCTGCCTCGCGGCTGGCCGAGGGGGTCCGGTCAGGTGATGCCTCGCTGCTCCTCACGGGCGCAGGGGGTCCTCCCGAGCTCCCCTCCGGCGAGACCGACGGTCCGCTGGGAGTGGCGGTGCTAGCGCGGGCCCTTCATCAGGGCTTGGGGGCTCGGCCTTATTTGATTTCGGAAGAGAGAAATCTGGGACCACTCCGGGCGGTGCTGGAAGTGATGGGGGCGGATTATCCCCTCCTTGCTTTTCCGTGTGGCGAGGAGGAGGCAGGATATCGCTTTCTAGAGGAGCTTCAGCCAAGGGCGATCATCAGTGTGGAGAAGCTTGGTCCGAACCCCAAGGGAGTGGTCCACGACATGCGGGGCCGGGATGTCTCTGCGCGCCATGCCTCGGTTCGGGGGCTATTTGATGGAGCCAAAGACCGGGACATCCTCACCGTGGCGGTTGGGGATCGGGGCAACGAGGTGGGTTTCGGCCACCTCTTCGGTCCCCACGTCAGACCCCCGCTGCGCTCGGGGCGGTGTCGGTGTCCCTGCCGGGGGAGTATTGGCTGTGACATCCGTGCAGATGCGCTCGTGGTGAGCTCCATCTCCAACTGGGGAGCCTACGGCGTGGTGACCTGCCTCCAGGCCCTGACCGGCCACCGCCTCTTGCACACGCCGCAGGAAGAAGCAGTGATGCTTAAAGCGATCCTCCACGCAGGGGCGAGGGACGGGGTGACCCACACCGCGACCTTAACGGTCGACGGGTCCGATCTCTCTGTGCAGCAAGCGGTGGTCACGCTGCTTGGCTCGGTTCACTAA
- a CDS encoding hydantoinase B/oxoprolinase family protein yields the protein MGRYDPIKLEVFKNLLASVAEEMGVALCRTGHSPNIKERRDYSCAIFDGGGEMIAQAAHIPVHLGSMSLAVKGAMEGRHVGPGDTIILNDPYRGGTHLPDITLISPVFGDEGPSPLFFVANRAHHADVGGMAPGSMGMATEIFQEGIRIPPVMLVEGGTLQRDVVDLLLVNVRTPQEREGDLEAQLAANETGRRRLLEIVARYGADETLHYMEELKAYAERMTREAIRRIPDGRYSFEDYLDDDGITTEPVRIAVTVTVTGDQAVIDFTGTSPQVAGSVNAVYAVTLSAVFYVFRCLVDFDIPSNAGCMVPLTVVAPTGTVVNAVPPAAVAGGNVEMSQRIVDVLLGALAKALPDRIPAASAGTMSNLMIGGYDPERGRNFAYYETIAGGMGARPTRDGLDAVQTHMTNTRNTPIEALEHAYPIRVLRYEIRRGSGGKGKYRGGDGIRRDFQLLTEATVGLLSDRRRFRPYGLHGGESGQAGESILMTPSEERPLGSKFHIRVGAGEVISIRTPGGGGYGRVTEATR from the coding sequence GTGGGTAGGTACGACCCGATCAAACTCGAAGTCTTCAAGAATCTCCTCGCCTCGGTGGCCGAAGAGATGGGTGTTGCCCTCTGTCGGACCGGACACTCTCCCAATATCAAGGAGCGCCGCGATTACTCCTGTGCCATCTTTGACGGAGGGGGAGAGATGATCGCGCAGGCGGCCCACATCCCCGTGCATCTGGGGTCGATGTCCCTGGCGGTGAAGGGGGCCATGGAGGGAAGACACGTCGGCCCGGGAGATACGATCATCCTGAATGACCCCTACCGTGGAGGGACCCATCTCCCCGACATCACCCTCATTTCGCCTGTCTTCGGGGATGAAGGCCCCTCCCCCCTCTTCTTTGTCGCCAACCGGGCACACCACGCTGACGTGGGGGGAATGGCCCCCGGCTCCATGGGAATGGCGACCGAGATTTTTCAGGAAGGGATACGGATCCCTCCAGTCATGCTGGTGGAGGGCGGGACGCTGCAACGGGATGTCGTCGATCTCCTCTTGGTCAACGTCCGGACCCCCCAGGAGCGGGAAGGAGATCTAGAGGCCCAACTAGCGGCGAATGAGACAGGCAGGAGGCGGCTCTTGGAGATCGTGGCTCGCTATGGAGCGGACGAGACGCTTCACTATATGGAGGAACTCAAGGCGTACGCCGAGCGGATGACCCGAGAAGCCATCCGGCGCATCCCGGACGGCCGTTACTCCTTTGAAGATTACCTGGACGATGATGGGATCACGACCGAGCCCGTTCGAATCGCCGTGACCGTCACCGTGACCGGGGATCAAGCCGTTATCGACTTTACCGGGACTTCGCCGCAGGTAGCTGGCAGTGTGAACGCCGTGTATGCGGTGACGCTGTCGGCGGTCTTCTATGTTTTCCGTTGTCTTGTGGATTTTGACATCCCCTCGAATGCCGGCTGCATGGTCCCGCTGACCGTCGTGGCTCCGACGGGGACCGTCGTCAACGCCGTGCCTCCCGCGGCCGTGGCCGGTGGGAATGTCGAAATGTCGCAGCGAATCGTGGACGTGCTCCTCGGGGCGTTAGCCAAGGCCTTGCCCGACCGCATCCCCGCGGCTAGCGCCGGGACTATGAGCAACTTGATGATCGGAGGCTATGATCCCGAGCGTGGGCGGAACTTTGCCTATTACGAAACCATCGCCGGAGGGATGGGAGCACGGCCAACACGAGACGGCCTGGATGCGGTACAGACCCATATGACCAACACACGGAATACGCCGATTGAGGCTTTGGAACACGCCTATCCCATCCGGGTGCTCCGGTATGAGATTCGCCGCGGATCGGGAGGGAAGGGGAAGTATCGTGGGGGAGATGGAATCCGCCGTGATTTTCAGCTGCTGACGGAGGCCACGGTCGGCCTCCTTTCGGACCGCAGGCGGTTTCGGCCCTATGGACTCCACGGAGGAGAATCAGGGCAGGCGGGTGAGAGCATCCTCATGACCCCGAGTGAGGAAAGGCCCCTCGGTTCCAAATTTCACATTCGCGTCGGTGCCGGAGAGGTCATCAGCATTCGCACCCCCGGAGGAGGGGGCTACGGGAGGGTGACGGAGGCAACCAGATGA
- a CDS encoding hydantoinase/oxoprolinase family protein yields MMMIGVDVGGTFTDLVFVAGGRLWTQKVLSTHPDPARGVLEGLSHEAAGREEWQLVHGSTVATNALLERKGAKVALITTAGFEDVLEIGRQNRVDLYDFMVERHPVVVPRSLRFGVRERVDCRGKVLEPLDEESLGPLLDRLAKEKVASVAICLLSSYANPSHEARVLHRALELGIPVSASHRILPEYREYERCATTVVNAYVSPLMERYLGRLEAEIGEGRLRIMQSNGGSISAATARQEAVRTILSGPAGGVVGAASVAKHAGFDKTITFDMGGTSTDVSLVDGDLSVTTEATVGGLPLRVPLLDIHTVGSGGGSLVWIDEGGALRVGPQSAGADPGPVCYGRGDQITVTDAHLCLGRLDPDRFLGGKMRLDVERAEAAMNDFARQVKLDPLRLAEGTITVANAAMEKAIRVISVGRGYDPRAFCLVSFGGAGGLHACSLAWSLSIPWVLVPMHAGLLSAYGMLVADVVKDYAKTILRPTTTTSFEEIEAIVSLLKEQGLREMKDEGVAEGLITTEAFVDMRYLGQSYELRVPFGRDFASRFHEVHRRSYGYANPARETESVTLRLRVRGKADKPPLSRVEEGSADAASASVGTRRIFLEDHWVETPVYAREALRAANRIAGPALVVEMSATTLIAPGWEATVDAQGNLLLKNHEPHGASRG; encoded by the coding sequence ATGATGATGATCGGCGTGGATGTGGGAGGGACCTTTACCGACCTCGTCTTTGTGGCCGGGGGGAGGCTCTGGACTCAGAAGGTTCTGTCGACCCATCCTGACCCGGCCCGCGGCGTCCTCGAGGGGCTTTCTCACGAGGCGGCGGGACGGGAGGAGTGGCAGCTCGTTCATGGCTCCACCGTGGCGACCAATGCCCTCCTCGAGCGGAAGGGGGCGAAGGTTGCCCTGATCACCACGGCCGGATTCGAAGATGTGCTAGAGATCGGCCGCCAGAATCGAGTCGATCTCTACGATTTCATGGTTGAACGTCATCCTGTCGTGGTACCACGTTCCCTTCGGTTCGGCGTTCGAGAGCGGGTGGACTGTCGAGGGAAGGTTCTCGAGCCCCTCGATGAGGAAAGTCTCGGTCCTCTCTTGGACCGCCTGGCCAAGGAGAAGGTCGCATCGGTCGCCATTTGCCTCCTTTCGTCTTATGCCAATCCAAGCCACGAGGCCCGAGTCCTGCATCGCGCATTGGAACTGGGGATTCCGGTCTCGGCCTCTCACCGGATTCTCCCGGAGTACCGAGAGTATGAGCGGTGCGCGACCACCGTTGTAAACGCCTACGTCTCGCCTTTAATGGAGCGATACCTCGGCCGTCTCGAGGCGGAGATCGGGGAGGGACGTCTCCGGATCATGCAATCCAATGGTGGGAGTATTTCTGCGGCCACGGCCCGCCAGGAGGCGGTCCGGACCATCCTCTCGGGTCCGGCGGGGGGCGTCGTGGGAGCCGCCTCCGTCGCAAAGCATGCGGGCTTTGACAAAACGATCACGTTTGACATGGGCGGGACCTCTACCGATGTCTCCCTCGTCGATGGTGACCTGAGCGTCACGACGGAGGCCACCGTGGGAGGCCTGCCACTTCGGGTTCCCTTGCTCGACATTCACACTGTAGGCTCAGGGGGCGGGTCGTTAGTCTGGATCGATGAGGGTGGCGCGCTGCGCGTAGGTCCCCAAAGTGCAGGGGCCGATCCCGGACCGGTCTGCTATGGTCGGGGAGACCAGATCACCGTCACGGATGCGCACCTCTGCCTGGGACGACTGGATCCGGACCGCTTCCTCGGCGGGAAGATGCGGCTCGATGTCGAGCGGGCCGAGGCGGCGATGAACGATTTCGCCCGACAGGTGAAGCTCGATCCGCTTCGACTGGCCGAGGGGACCATCACGGTGGCCAACGCTGCCATGGAAAAGGCGATCCGGGTCATTTCTGTTGGGCGCGGATATGACCCCCGAGCGTTTTGTCTGGTCTCTTTCGGTGGCGCGGGAGGGCTGCACGCCTGTTCCCTGGCCTGGTCCCTCTCCATCCCCTGGGTGTTGGTGCCAATGCATGCGGGACTGCTATCGGCCTACGGGATGTTGGTGGCCGATGTCGTGAAGGATTACGCCAAGACGATTCTACGGCCGACAACCACCACGTCGTTCGAGGAGATCGAAGCCATCGTGAGCCTGCTGAAGGAGCAAGGGCTCCGCGAGATGAAAGACGAGGGGGTGGCCGAGGGGTTGATCACCACGGAGGCCTTCGTCGACATGCGGTACCTTGGACAGTCCTACGAACTACGCGTCCCTTTCGGAAGAGACTTTGCCTCTCGGTTTCACGAGGTGCACCGGAGAAGCTACGGTTACGCCAATCCCGCTCGGGAGACCGAGAGTGTGACGCTCCGCCTTCGGGTGAGGGGCAAAGCAGACAAGCCACCCCTGTCCAGGGTTGAGGAGGGGTCGGCGGATGCTGCATCGGCCAGCGTCGGCACAAGACGGATCTTTCTGGAGGACCATTGGGTGGAGACCCCCGTTTACGCCCGAGAAGCCTTGCGGGCGGCCAACCGGATCGCTGGGCCAGCCCTGGTGGTAGAGATGAGTGCCACCACGCTCATCGCACCAGGGTGGGAGGCAACGGTGGACGCGCAGGGGAATCTCCTCCTCAAAAATCACGAACCGCACGGGGCATCGCGTGGGTAG
- a CDS encoding putative hydro-lyase, producing the protein MLLSNTLHPKAMRAKIRSGKWQGPTAGCCDGYVQANLVVLPKALAYDFLVFCHRNPKPCPLLEVTDPGDVEPRTTAPGADLRTDLPKYRIYRDGELEQEIPDLLGVWRDDLVAFLLGCSFTFEVALQKAGVPVRHLEEGGNVSMYITNRSCQPAGVFAGPLVVSMRPIPASLIPRAVEVTSRFALAHGAPVHVADPQAIGISDLDHPAFGDPVSIHEGEHPVFWACGVTPQAVAMHAKPELMITHAPGHMFITDLADDDGGGSSEVDR; encoded by the coding sequence ATGCTACTTTCCAATACGCTCCATCCGAAGGCAATGCGAGCAAAGATCCGATCCGGCAAGTGGCAAGGTCCGACGGCCGGCTGCTGCGATGGATACGTTCAGGCGAACCTGGTGGTCCTGCCGAAGGCCTTAGCGTATGACTTCCTCGTCTTCTGTCACCGCAACCCCAAGCCGTGTCCCCTGCTGGAGGTGACCGATCCAGGCGACGTCGAGCCGAGAACCACTGCACCGGGCGCGGACCTGCGCACCGATCTCCCGAAATATCGGATCTACAGAGACGGCGAGCTGGAGCAGGAAATACCCGATCTTCTCGGCGTCTGGCGGGACGATTTGGTTGCTTTTCTTTTGGGCTGTAGTTTCACCTTTGAAGTTGCGCTCCAAAAGGCAGGTGTCCCGGTCCGGCATCTCGAAGAAGGCGGGAATGTATCGATGTACATTACGAATCGCTCCTGCCAGCCGGCCGGCGTCTTCGCTGGACCGCTGGTGGTCTCGATGCGTCCGATCCCAGCTTCCCTCATCCCCCGAGCGGTGGAGGTCACCTCTCGCTTCGCGCTGGCTCACGGGGCGCCGGTCCATGTGGCGGACCCTCAGGCGATCGGCATTTCCGACCTCGACCATCCTGCCTTCGGTGACCCGGTCTCGATTCATGAAGGTGAACATCCGGTCTTCTGGGCCTGTGGTGTCACCCCGCAGGCAGTCGCCATGCATGCGAAACCCGAGCTCATGATCACCCATGCGCCTGGCCATATGTTCATTACCGATCTCGCCGACGATGACGGAGGAGGTTCTAGCGAGGTTGACAGATGA
- a CDS encoding dodecin family protein has protein sequence MSPRTEHAKAPGVIRLIELVGVSDKSWSDAAQQTVARASKTLRHITGVDVLHSTAVVREGKIVEYHVTVKAAFIVEPAEIEAV, from the coding sequence ATGAGTCCCAGAACAGAGCACGCAAAAGCGCCAGGAGTAATTCGGCTCATTGAGCTCGTCGGCGTTTCAGACAAGAGCTGGAGCGACGCCGCCCAGCAGACAGTCGCGCGTGCGTCCAAGACCTTGCGCCATATCACCGGGGTCGATGTACTGCACAGCACGGCGGTTGTTCGAGAGGGAAAAATCGTTGAGTACCACGTGACTGTGAAGGCGGCGTTCATCGTGGAGCCGGCTGAGATCGAGGCCGTCTAG
- a CDS encoding gamma-glutamyl-gamma-aminobutyrate hydrolase family protein, which produces MTGETRGINQGSPSVQPRICITSGRHPLGEQGAEHEDKVRGAFSWCVAESGGVPYILPTPGYDRELITSYLDFADGLLFSGGEDIHPSFYGEFVLEKCGTIDEKRDLFEIELLRGAVERGMPVLGVCRGMQLIAVALGGSLYQDLAYCDTAMEFHDGTWEQGGEMPSVTLTPGTFLHQIFGGESLRVNCRHHQLVKALGQACRVSAVSPDGMIEAIEVSGTPFVLGVHWHPERLALGDQRHLELFNVLIRAAAAYSKKARNPG; this is translated from the coding sequence GTGACGGGAGAGACTCGCGGGATCAATCAAGGAAGTCCGTCGGTGCAACCGCGCATCTGTATTACCAGCGGGAGGCATCCCCTCGGGGAGCAGGGGGCCGAACACGAAGATAAGGTGCGGGGTGCTTTCTCCTGGTGCGTGGCGGAAAGTGGCGGGGTGCCATACATATTGCCGACTCCGGGATACGATCGCGAGCTCATTACGTCGTATCTCGATTTCGCCGATGGCTTGCTCTTTTCTGGTGGAGAAGATATTCATCCCTCTTTTTATGGAGAATTCGTCCTCGAAAAGTGTGGGACCATCGACGAAAAGAGGGATCTTTTCGAAATCGAGCTCTTGCGGGGAGCCGTCGAGCGCGGGATGCCGGTCTTGGGGGTTTGCCGGGGGATGCAGCTTATCGCGGTGGCGTTAGGAGGGAGCTTGTACCAGGATCTGGCCTATTGTGATACCGCCATGGAGTTCCATGACGGGACCTGGGAACAAGGAGGAGAGATGCCCTCAGTCACCTTGACGCCCGGGACCTTCTTGCACCAAATATTCGGGGGAGAATCTCTGCGTGTGAACTGCCGCCATCATCAGTTGGTCAAGGCGCTGGGCCAAGCCTGCAGGGTGAGCGCAGTTTCCCCTGATGGCATGATCGAGGCAATCGAAGTGTCAGGAACTCCATTTGTCCTGGGGGTGCACTGGCACCCCGAGCGTTTGGCCCTCGGAGATCAGCGCCACCTGGAATTGTTCAACGTACTGATAAGAGCGGCGGCAGCGTATTCAAAAAAGGCAAGAAATCCGGGGTAA